ATATTCGTCAAACGAGAAATTATTGTGGAGGAAAGATCCGGAAACCGTCCAGACAATGGATTCGCTGGCGACCACATCGTGAGCCAGTCCCAGTTCAACCTGAGCAGGCAGTTCGAATTCCTGCAAAGGCACCCGGAATGGTCTTTGAGCGGCACCAGGTTCTGTTCCCGGTGGCTGAACTTTGATTTCCAGATCGGGACCGTCGAAACGCATATTGGTCCCCACGTTCCGGACCGCAATACCCAATCTCAATTTTTCATCCATCATGGAATATTGCACACCGGCATCAAAGGCCAGACCCGAGGCGCTCTGGCGCATAATACTTTCAGAAATGAGTTTAATCGTAGCACCAAAATTGATGCGGTCTGTCATTTCCTTGGAATAGGTGACTCCCAGGGTTAAATACTGGGGTGTATAGGTCTCTCCTGTTCCATCAGGAGCATCGGTTGTGGTGACATTGATTTCACCAAAATCCAGGCTGCTCAGATTAAACCCAAGAGATCCGATTCGACCAAGTTGGGCCACAACCCCGGCATACACCGTATTGATATCGCCTATCCATCGTTGGTAGGAGAAGAGGGCTTCAACCCGGTTGTTGATTTGTGAGAGTCCTGCCGGATTCCAATATCCGGCTTCTACACCACTCACACCGGCAATATCCGATCCCCCCATGGCCAGGTTTCTGGAACCAATGGGAATCAGGAGTTCCATAGCGCCGGCTGTCCCCCGGCGTTTGGAACTTCCAGCCTCAGCAACTGTCCAGACAAACAGAAGTGCAAAGACCAGCGTGAGCGTGAATAAGGCTTTATTTTTATTCATTTTTATCTCCTTCTTTCCTAAAAGAGGTCCAATCGCTCTTCAGGCTGGAACACTGCCAGTTTTAATGTTTTGCTGCTCCCATCCGGAAGTTCAACATAGGCGATGTACATACCGCTGGCCACGGGAATTTCCGCATGGTTCAGCAGATCCCATCGCAAAATGGATGAGCCCGGTGTATCGTGTTCAAGTTTCCGGACAAGATCTCCGGAAATTGTAAAAATGTACACCGTCGCCTTTTCCGGCAGGTGGGTAAAAGTGACAAAACGGTTCTGTGCATTCAACTCTTCCACCTGCTGCCCCAGATAGGGATTGGGGAAGACGTTGATCATTTCCAGACGATCGGCAATCAGATCATTATTATCTTCCAGGACCGGAGTTGTAAACTGCCAGTAATCGATATCCGGTATAAGCGGATTCATAATTTCCACGTTGGCAACAGATCCGGGAATGTAGTTCTTAACATCACTCCATTTAAAGGACCATCCCAGACTTGCGTGATCCGTTGTATCGCCGGTAACCTTATACGGTTGATACATTCTTCCTGCATCATATTCATCATAGGCAATCACGAGGAAACGCAGGGATCCGGGAGAATATTTATAGACATCGATCAAAGGCCTTCCCAGACTATCCGGGATGGTTGTCAATGTGTCATCAAAGAAGGACTTGGGCATCATGGCTCCTGTCGGGGAAGTAGGAGATGGTTTGGGAAAAGTAACCATCAGTGCATTGAGCTGTTTATTGTTTTCCACATCCCACACTTCAAAAGGAGCTGTTTTCAACATGATGGAATCGGCCCATTGACCGGATGTGACAGCCTGTACCGGCCAGATAGTGATTTTCTGACCTTCGCCGGGACCTTTGAATCGTATCTCCAGGTTGCTCATCATCTGTTCATCTGACGGCAACGGGGGATTCGGCATCAGCCCTACTGCAGCCCAGGCATTGAACATGGCGGATTTACCACCTGTCAGCTCAGCAGATGCATCACCTGCGAGGCGGGCATCCACCTTGGTCCGCTGCATGGAATCGAGTCCGGCAGGAATGGTCTGTGTCAATTCCCGGAACGGGTTTGTGATTTTCGGAACCAATTCGGTGGCAATATCCCGGACAATGAGTGAAAACCCATCATAGAACTGATTTGTTGAATAAGAGAAGTAATCCGTCTCTTTCGGGATAACTGACCGGATCACATATCCATCCTGACCATAGGATTTGGTGGGATCAATCACATTCAGGGACCAATAGATATCGGATGTGGTTGTATCCTGTTCCCCGTCCTCATTAATGTAGTAAACATTTTCCGTAGCATCCAGCGAATCGAAGCGAATTTCATAGGTTTCGCCTGTCAGGGATGCCGGATTTATCACTTCGGGAACAATCAGGGCATTCGCCTGGCCACCCAGGTTTTCCACTGCAATGGTATCTCCGTAGGCTGCATGATAATCCAGATTCAGTGCCGGATAGGGGCGTGGAATGGCAAGATAGCCTTCCAGGGCCGATTCTACCACTTTCGGCAATGCGTCGCTATCATAAATATAACAGGATACGGCGAAATAGTATTTCCGGTTGTTAATCAGGGCGACATTACCCCGAAGTGCATCCTTGGAAATATATATGTGATTTTCAACACCGGCATCGGTTCCGAATTGCACCGGCTGTTGAAGGACCATTCCATAATTCTGGTCGAATTTATCATCCACAATCATGGTAATACCGTTTTTCACATCATAGGTGGCAATCCGTTTCCAGGGTCCTGTCATGGATTCACCCTGATAAACGTTATACCCTTCAAAGCGATAATCTGCTGATGCTGTTTTATAAGAGTAATGTTGCACTTCATCGGCATTGTTGTCCCAGGTAAGTACAACACCTTTATCCAGTTCTGTCACTTCCACTTCCGGTTGGGGTGGTGTAGCCAGTTCAAAGTTGGAATCAAAGGCATTCTGGGCAAACCGGTCGTAATACTTCATGGCTGTGATGGCACTTAAATTATCACTACCGGAAGCAATGATGATGGAACCCACGATTTCCTGTGTATCGCCGGGAGCCATTTCGAAGGGGCCCGAGCTCATGAGGAAGCGGCGGTCACCCGGAGGATCATCCTGAATATCCAGCCAGCCTTCACCGGTGACCGGATCACCGTTGGCGATAAACTTGGACGTTTCACCGGTCACGGAATTTTCAAAATCCTTACCGGCGGGGGTGAGTCCAATCATCACATTCCAGCACTCTTCCTTTGTCTCAGGATCATAGAGAATCGCGTCGCCGTTGATGTATTTGATAAAGGATGTCACACCCAGTTCTTTCCAGCCGGGTCTGGGAACACCAGACCAGTAGGCTGTATCACCTGGGCTTTGGACGTGGGGCCCCTGAAAGAAGTCATACCCGACTGCCGGTGGTGTCAATCCATAATACTGGTCATTAACCCCACCGTTGAAACAGTAGCCCAGCACCAGGTTTGTATCGACACCTACCAGATCATCATTGGCATCACCCACATCGGGGTCCGACCACATGGCCACATACATATCGGCATAGTGATTATCGGATTTATTGATGACAAGGTTTTTCACAAACAGAATATCTCCCAAAGGATCATTCCGGTTGAATCCAAACATGCTGGTCTGAATTTCCAATCCCATCGGTTTGGAATCGAAGAGCTGTGAATGTAATGTGGGGCTGGCATCATTATACACGCTCCACATCATCTGGTCACCCAGAATCTCGGGTTTCCCATTTTCATCCACAGGTGCCCCCTGATCCGCCGGCCAGTTCAGGTAATCCTGAGCAAGGGTATCATTTTTATTTACCTTGATATACCGGTATTTGGGATCTTCAGGGTTTTGAGCAATCCAGGCACAATTGGCTTTAGGATATTCGCTCATGGGGACTTCAACATTGTTCACGGTATCCATATAGAGAATCTGTCCCGGCTGGAATTCCACGGTATATTCCGCGGCAGCCGTCCGGATCTCTTCCTTAAAAGTTGCTGAACCGGGTTCTTTTACTTTTCCCGAGGCCAGCCACATACCCGATTGAAATACGGCATATTTCCCGGATCCTTTCGGCCACTCGAGTCCCGATTCAGATGTAACACCTGAACTGACCCATTCTCCATTATTATAGGTCCAGGTCCGGATACGGTTACCGTCGAACCGCTTGAATTCCAGGATGGACTGTTTGAAGAATGTGCCCATATAATATTTCCCAGTCGGCTTAGCTCCGAATGCTGTAGCAGCGAAGATCAGGCCGATCAGAGAAATCCATAATAGTCGTTTGTAATACGTATTCATTTATCTCTCCTCTTATCGACCGGCTGTAAAGTTTAACCTCACACCAAGCCGGACCTGGCGTGCATTTTCATAATTGAACGGATTGCTGAGCCGGGCTTTGTAAGCCTTCACTTTCAGATCTGTATCCGCAAGAGCCTGCCCGGCAGGCGTTACCAGGTATCCGTCATCATCGGGGTTCCCGGTTCCGGAATAGACATCCCGGACATTATCCCGGTTAAAGAGATTGATGATGGACAGATAGGTGGTTAACTGTGTTTTTCCACCAAGATAAAAGCTCTTGTCTATGGAAACATCTGTCTGAAATGTCCAGGGCATCGTTCCTGAATTGATGGCGGCAACCGGCGTGTTGGACGTTGGCGGGAACACTTCGGATACCACAACGGTGGGTGTATAGCGCCGACCGCTTCCAAAGGTTAACAGGGCATTGACACCAAAGTTTTTGATGATGTCCTTGTTGCCTGTCCGGTAATCCAGGTTGACTGAACCCGTATGTCTCTGGTCAAAATCCAGAGGAGCCACATAGGTGGGAAAGTTTCCGCCCTGCCAGACAATTTTATATTGTCCGTCCGATGTAGAACCTGTCCCTGCAGCCCACTGGAGGGTATAATTCAGTGACATGCGCATATTCCGGGTTCTGCGGAGATTATATGCAAAGGAAAAACCTTTTACCGTTCCGAAATCGCCATTCACAAAGGTGGCATAGACGGTCGGTGTGGCATAAATATTCCGTTCCTGAACATAGTTGTTGAGTTGCTTATAAAACATAGTCAGGTCGAAAGAGGCATTTCCGCCCAACACCTGTTTGAATCCAATTTCATACGAGGTGACTTCCACCGGTTTCAATTCGGGATTTCCCGATTCGGTGAAATTTCCCTGAGACAGGTTGGATGCAAAACGGGCATAACTGATAAAGACATCCTGCAGGTTCGGTGGCTGGATGAATTTACCATATTGAGCATGGAAGACCGTTCTGTCCGTCACCGGGAAGGCAAAACCCAGGCGTGGACTGAAGTAATTCATGCCATCGGGTTCCTTCAACTGAGGAAGTCCGATAGGATCATATTCAGTCGGGATTGAGGATTTGTAGACCTTATTCCCGTCGTCATCCAGGGACGCGTAGACCCGTTCAGCAATATCACCGCTTTGGTCAATGACAATATTTTCCGGATCATAAAAGGTTTTATGACCGGAGTAGTAGTAATCATAGCGGACACCTGCATTCAGGATCATATCACTTAACTCGATTTTATCCTGCAGATAAGCAGAGGCAATCACCGGTTCACGGGCCCCGTCACGATGATCGTCCGGCAGGTCATTGAAACCGGAGACATCCCAGCCCATATTATCGGCATAGGCTGCCCTGTAATCTGCATCTGTCAGCTGATCCCAACTGTAATTATAGTATCCGTCCTCTCCAAGCTGAGGATCATATTTCATAAGAGAAGATGCCAGACGGGACGGAGCAATAATCGTAAAGCGGCGGATATTATTCATCCTGTACTCAAAACCGGTTTTCAATTCGTGGTTTCCGGTCTGGTGCAGAATGCTTCCAGTCAGCATGTAATAATAGGAATAGGTCCGCAGATAGGCATCATACCAGTGACCTTCAGGGAAGAAAGCCATCAGATTATAATCCGCCGGAGGATTGGTTCCGTTGGATGTCATCTTTTCCGCAGCGGGATGGACCCATGACGTATCAGTCCAAATGATGGTATCATGGTAGATAGTGTTGATAATTTCTGTACTGTCTTCATTATAGACATACAGTGTATCCAAAATCAGCCGTTCACCATCTTTGGGCATATATCGCAGGCCATAATAGCGGTAATCCTCACCGAGAACCGGGTCATACCGTACTACCTTGTCATTAAAATAGCTCAACTGAAAGTTCAGAACCGTTTTCGGTCCCAAAGTTCCGGATAGCCGGGCATGTCCTGTGATGGTTTCCTGCTCTTCCTGAGGCTGATGACTGCTGTTTACAAGAGAATACTGGTGGGCATAAAGCCGGTAAGCAGATTTATAGTAGGAACCACCGACCCTGACCCTGAAGGGTTTGAAGTCAAAAAGAAGATTTCCTACAGCGCTGTACCTGTTTTCTTCGTTATCTTCAATGGGGCCGCGTACCATTTTGATATCCACAATTTTGCCTTCTTCGTCATAAACCGCCTGTCCGTGTTTACCGGCAGCGGCACGGGCAGCACCGACATCCATTTTTTCCGCGTTGAGAAAAAGACGGATCCGGTTTGTCAGGGGACCTCCCATTGAAGCATTCATCTGATTGTACCCATAGGAGTAGGTATTCAGTACGCCGTCACCCTGGTCAAAAATATCACCCCATCCATTGAGAAAACCATCGGTGACATATTCAGCCTGAAAATTCCACTTTTCACCACCGGTCTTTGTGGTTGTATTCACAATACCCGATGATGCAGTACCGAATTCGGCATTAAATCCTCCGGCCTGATATGATACTTCTTCGTAAGCGGTGGCAGACAGGTCACCACCCCGGCTCATATCGTAGGGGTTGTTGACATATACACCATCCACGTAGAAGCCTACCTCTCCGGCACGACCACCACGGACGTGAATATCTTCTCCGACACTCACGACACCGGTCTGATTGGATACAATGCCGGTAAAGGTCCGGACGGGAAGATTCAGAATATCTTCAGACCGCACAACCCGGACTTCGTTGGTTGCAGATTTCTCAATGATCGGACGTTCGGCTACCACCGTCACGGTTTCACCACGAATTGCTTCTTTCTTCATCTGGAAATTTGCTTCCGTGGTTAAACCCGATGTCACCCGAACATTCGTCATGGTCACCTGGGCATATCCAATATAGGATGCCTGCAGTGAATAGATTCCAGGGGGAACATCCAAAATTACATAGGATCCGTCTTCACCGGTTGCTGCACCCAGCGTCGTTCCTTCCACGACGATGTTGACACCGGCTAAAGGCGCCCCTGTTTCAGCGTCTTTGACTGTCCCCGAAATTTTACCCATGGCAGCATAAATCATGCCAGGAATAAGTAAAATAACGGTCAGCCATAGCCATCGTTTTACCATACATAACCTCCCGAGTTATCATATCTTATGTATATCAATTTTCTCTGCTGAATCTCCTGAAAAGTTGACTTTTTACACAATTGACCTTTTATCACATGAATCACAAAGTATGATCTTATCCATCCATACCCATTTCTAGTCTTTTTCCCGTGAGATAGGCAGGGACATACTTTCCAGATCGGTTTTCAATACTATGGTGGTTTCCGT
This window of the Candidatus Neomarinimicrobiota bacterium genome carries:
- a CDS encoding PorV/PorQ family protein — protein: MNKNKALFTLTLVFALLFVWTVAEAGSSKRRGTAGAMELLIPIGSRNLAMGGSDIAGVSGVEAGYWNPAGLSQINNRVEALFSYQRWIGDINTVYAGVVAQLGRIGSLGFNLSSLDFGEINVTTTDAPDGTGETYTPQYLTLGVTYSKEMTDRINFGATIKLISESIMRQSASGLAFDAGVQYSMMDEKLRLGIAVRNVGTNMRFDGPDLEIKVQPPGTEPGAAQRPFRVPLQEFELPAQVELGLAHDVVASESIVWTVSGSFLHNNFSFDEYKLGTEFVLNEMFAVRGGYVLAQDPDEDTFYSLSEDFIFGPSFGFGLNYPLNATTHLKLDYAYRMTKFFDSHQLFTLSLGF